GCATACGTCTCCGCAGCAGCAATGTGTAGGCTGTTGTTGTACCAACTGCTCCAGTACCGATTACTACGACACGATTGGGTTTCGGGGGCATGATTTCATCTCCTCAGAATTTAAAATTTTTAGCTTTTAATCTTGTCCATCATAATCGCTTACGTTATTGTTTTCAAGCAGGTCTTATTTAATACATTACCCCATACTGGGCATACTAAATAGAAATTCTCAAAGTAATTTAACACCATGACTAGACAGGAGAGAATGTAAGAATGGATTTATTTCGCAAAAAACCGCTAATCGCACCTACAAACTCCGGTGCAACCAAGTTAAACAAAACGCTTGGTGCGTTGGATCTTACGATGCTAGGAGTAGGGGCGATTATCGGAACTGGTATTTTTGTAATGACAGGAGTAGCGGCAGCAGAACTCGCTGGACCTGGGCTTGTCATTTCATTTCTGCTAGCCGCATTTGCTTGCGTGCTGTCAGCCCTTTGTTATTCGGAATTCGCATCGACCATCCCTGTTTCTGGGAGTGCTTATGCTTATAGCTATGTAGCTTTTGGAGAACTGCTCGCTTGGATATTAGGCTGGACCCTTGTGTTAGAATATGGTGTTGCAGCGGCCGCAGTAAGCAGTGGCTGGTCAGGCTATTTGCTGGGACTATTAGAGGGCTTTGGGATTCATATGCCTACGGCATTATCGGGGGCATTTAATGCGGAAGCAGGTACCATTATTAATTTACCTGCCGTAATTATCATATTATTAATATCCTATTTGCTAACACGGGGAACTAAAGAGACTGCTCGATTTAATGCGATTATGGTTGTAATCAAAATAGCTGTAGTACTTTTATTTATTGTAACGGGATTCTTTTATGTTAAACCGGAGAACTGGACTCCATTCCTCCCCTTTGGCTATCAAGGAGTTGTAAACGGTGCTGCTACTGTCTTCTTTGCCTACATAGGCTTTGATGCGTTATCGACTGCTGCTGAAGAAGTAAAACGGCCACAGCGCGATTTGCCTATAGGGATTATTTCATCTCTTGCTATATGTTCAGTATTGTATATTCTAGTTTCACTCGTATTAACGGGTATTATACCCTATACGGATCTCAATGTTAGCGATCCCGTTTCTTATGCGCTTCGTGTCGTAAATCAAGATATGATAGCGGGTCTGATCTCGGTTGGCGCTATTGCTGGAATGACCACAGTACTGCTGGTAATGCTATTCGGTCAAACTCGACTATTATTTGCAATCTCGCGTGATGGTCTTTTGCCGAGAGGTTTGTCTAAGATCAGCGCGAAGACACAGACGCCTGTTCGTAGTACATGGATGGTTGGCATCATTATAGCTGTATTAACGGGCTTCATGCCATTAGATAAGTTGGCTAACTTAACAAGCATTGGAACACTATTTGCTTTTTTTGTCGTTTCTTTGGGTGTAATAGCGCTGCGATATATTTATCCCAACATGAAAAGAGGGTTCAGAGTACCCTGGGTGCCTTTCATTCCGTTGCTAAGTGCGACAACCTGCGGATATTTGATGTATAATCTAGGAAGTGAGACATGGATTGGATTTCTTATTTGGACGGTTCTTGGACTTCTGATCTATTTTTTATACGGCTACCGTAATAGTAAGTTGAATCATAAATAAAGATTCCAATTGAGAGGAGAGAGGGCATTGATATCTAGGACTGCTGGATTGAGAACACTAAGAATGTTTATGATGCTATTTTTTTTAGCGTGGATAGTCTCGGCATGTTCTTCACCACCTCCGGAGCCTTCTCCACAGCCACAGCCTACAGAAGCACTGGAAGAAGGACAGACGATTACTCTGATTACACCTCCTAGTCACGATACTAACAATGAGAGTGGCCCGAAATATCAGGTTCAAACTAGAATTACGGGATTTCAGCTATTTAGTGAGACAGTGGGCATGGTCTGGGGGGTTACAAAAAATGAACTTCGATTGTACATTACCCGTGATAACGGGGCGACGTGGGCTAATATTTCGCCTGCGCCCAATGTGCTGTTTCATTCCACTCCTGTCTATGGAAAAGGCATCTTTTTTACTGATCCTAATCATGGCTGGATTATAAGAAGTGCATTTGGTACGACAGAGAACATAGTGCTACGAACTACGGATGGAGGGAAGAGCTGGAAAATCTCATCACTAGGTGATGATGATGCTGTATCATCCGTTTATTTCAATTCACCAACACAGGGATGGATGATGACTTCTTCGAACGTTACTCCTAATAAGGAGAGCAAGGCCCTTTATTCAACATCAGACGGTGGGGCCACATGGGAAGAAGTGATGCAGAATGAACAATATAATCCGAACCTTCCAAATCATTCGATACCGTTCACTGGTATAACTACTGGAATGATATTTAAGAACCGTGTAGATGGATTTGTTACCCTACAGACAGGGAACCTTCCTAAGATCTTTATGACTAAGGACGGTGGTCAGAGTTGGAATCCGGGACCAACTTTTCTGTCAAATGAACAATTAAAAGGCTGTGACAGAGTGCTTACTGGCAAACCAGAGTTCTTCGATGCTAATAAATCAAATGGCTGGATGTCTGTGGGCTGCCAAAACGACAAAGAAAAGATGATTACTTACCACGGTTATTTTACTACTAATGGTGGAGAGAACTGGGAATTCGCACCCTTTGAATTAAAGAGTCCAACCGAAAGAACTCATCAGAGCGCTCCTACGTTTCTGAATTCGCAAGTCGGTTGGGCAATCATGGGTAACACTCTTTATCACACTGTTAATCAAGGGAAAACTTGGATCCCCCTTAAGGAGAGCAGTATTTTG
This window of the Paenibacillus sp. FSL R10-2734 genome carries:
- a CDS encoding amino acid permease; translated protein: MDLFRKKPLIAPTNSGATKLNKTLGALDLTMLGVGAIIGTGIFVMTGVAAAELAGPGLVISFLLAAFACVLSALCYSEFASTIPVSGSAYAYSYVAFGELLAWILGWTLVLEYGVAAAAVSSGWSGYLLGLLEGFGIHMPTALSGAFNAEAGTIINLPAVIIILLISYLLTRGTKETARFNAIMVVIKIAVVLLFIVTGFFYVKPENWTPFLPFGYQGVVNGAATVFFAYIGFDALSTAAEEVKRPQRDLPIGIISSLAICSVLYILVSLVLTGIIPYTDLNVSDPVSYALRVVNQDMIAGLISVGAIAGMTTVLLVMLFGQTRLLFAISRDGLLPRGLSKISAKTQTPVRSTWMVGIIIAVLTGFMPLDKLANLTSIGTLFAFFVVSLGVIALRYIYPNMKRGFRVPWVPFIPLLSATTCGYLMYNLGSETWIGFLIWTVLGLLIYFLYGYRNSKLNHK
- a CDS encoding YCF48-related protein, with translation MRTLRMFMMLFFLAWIVSACSSPPPEPSPQPQPTEALEEGQTITLITPPSHDTNNESGPKYQVQTRITGFQLFSETVGMVWGVTKNELRLYITRDNGATWANISPAPNVLFHSTPVYGKGIFFTDPNHGWIIRSAFGTTENIVLRTTDGGKSWKISSLGDDDAVSSVYFNSPTQGWMMTSSNVTPNKESKALYSTSDGGATWEEVMQNEQYNPNLPNHSIPFTGITTGMIFKNRVDGFVTLQTGNLPKIFMTKDGGQSWNPGPTFLSNEQLKGCDRVLTGKPEFFDANKSNGWMSVGCQNDKEKMITYHGYFTTNGGENWEFAPFELKSPTERTHQSAPTFLNSQVGWAIMGNTLYHTVNQGKTWIPLKESSILQSKLAEYPETIKMQFISPELGWLLLEKKEQKRSLLLQTTNGGVSWRVM